Proteins from a single region of Sinorhizobium alkalisoli:
- the ureE gene encoding urease accessory protein UreE: MPYRSTAVLSPGPADRMPLHRVTLTHDQRHLRRKLLHLENDDVVMLDLKEPVMLADGDLLVLEGGGHIEVKAAQEQLYEIRPRDRLHLIELAWHLGNRHLPAAVEEGRILIARDPVIRVMLEGLGAAVSDVIEPFHPLRGAYHGTGGHHHHHVHGGDHHHDG; the protein is encoded by the coding sequence GTGCCCTATCGTTCGACCGCAGTCCTTTCGCCCGGGCCCGCCGACAGGATGCCTCTCCATCGTGTGACCTTGACGCATGACCAACGGCACCTGCGCCGCAAGCTCCTGCATCTCGAAAACGACGACGTGGTGATGCTCGATTTGAAGGAGCCGGTGATGCTTGCCGATGGCGACCTCCTGGTGCTGGAGGGCGGCGGTCATATCGAGGTGAAGGCGGCGCAAGAACAGCTTTATGAAATACGTCCGCGCGACAGGCTGCACCTGATCGAACTCGCCTGGCACCTCGGCAACCGGCACCTGCCGGCGGCGGTGGAGGAGGGGCGGATCCTGATCGCCCGCGACCCAGTCATCCGCGTGATGCTCGAGGGCCTCGGGGCGGCGGTGAGCGACGTGATCGAGCCGTTTCATCCCTTGCGCGGCGCCTATCACGGCACGGGCGGCCACCATCATCATCATGTGCATGGCGGCGATCACCACCACGATGGCTGA
- a CDS encoding peroxiredoxin, with product MLGRKVPAVTFRTRVRDESVGGSNPFRWQDVGSDHYFAGKRVVLFSLPGAFTPTCSTYQLPDFEKLAPEFRALGIDEIYCISVNDAFVMNAWGKSQGLESVKLIPDGSGEFTRKMGMLVAKDNLGFGMRSWRYAAVINNGVVEQWFEEEGYSDNCDSDPYGISSPQNILAALKSQKIAA from the coding sequence ATGCTCGGCAGAAAAGTTCCTGCAGTAACCTTCCGCACCCGTGTCCGCGACGAATCCGTCGGCGGCTCCAATCCATTTCGCTGGCAGGATGTCGGCTCGGATCACTACTTCGCCGGCAAGCGCGTTGTGCTCTTTTCCCTACCGGGCGCCTTCACGCCTACCTGTTCGACCTACCAGCTGCCGGACTTCGAGAAACTCGCGCCGGAGTTTCGTGCGCTCGGCATCGATGAGATCTATTGCATTTCGGTCAATGACGCCTTCGTCATGAATGCCTGGGGCAAGTCGCAAGGCCTCGAAAGCGTGAAGCTCATTCCGGACGGCTCGGGTGAATTTACGCGCAAAATGGGGATGCTGGTCGCCAAGGACAATCTCGGCTTCGGTATGCGCTCCTGGCGCTACGCCGCCGTCATCAACAATGGCGTGGTCGAGCAATGGTTCGAGGAAGAAGGCTATTCCGACAATTGCGATAGCGATCCCTACGGCATCTCATCGCCGCAGAACATCCTTGCGGCACTGAAGTCGCAGAAGATCGCCGCCTGA